In Jatrophihabitans endophyticus, one DNA window encodes the following:
- a CDS encoding TetR/AcrR family transcriptional regulator: MPAHSPTPAAGELPPGLDVLWGRRERGRRGPQSELSVERIVAAAMELADADGLAAVSMAGVAKRLGFTTMSLYRHVTSKDELLQLMWNASAEGAQSLVLTGRGWRPRLREWAQIQRDLLDQHPWITQLPMATPPLAPNSLAFVELGLTALDGADLADADKLRALGLLSSYTLSEARMAHDARLATAAAGAPPPQFETVLRLVVDADTYPRLHRIAWAPGDPTDEYGSFLAGIDCILDGVEALSRRNRRARARRGAPGTRS; the protein is encoded by the coding sequence GTGCCCGCCCACTCGCCCACCCCCGCCGCGGGTGAGCTCCCACCCGGGCTCGACGTGCTGTGGGGCCGACGCGAGCGGGGCCGTCGCGGGCCGCAGTCGGAGCTCTCGGTCGAGCGCATCGTCGCCGCGGCGATGGAGCTCGCCGACGCCGACGGGCTGGCCGCGGTCTCGATGGCCGGCGTCGCGAAGCGGCTCGGCTTCACCACGATGTCGCTGTACCGGCACGTCACGAGCAAGGACGAGCTGCTGCAGCTGATGTGGAACGCGAGCGCCGAGGGGGCGCAGTCGCTCGTGCTCACCGGTCGCGGATGGCGGCCACGACTGCGCGAGTGGGCGCAGATCCAGCGCGACCTGCTCGACCAGCACCCGTGGATCACCCAGCTGCCGATGGCGACCCCGCCGCTGGCGCCGAACTCGCTGGCCTTCGTCGAGCTCGGGCTGACCGCGCTGGACGGTGCCGACCTCGCCGACGCCGACAAGCTGCGCGCGCTCGGCCTGCTCAGCTCGTACACGCTCAGCGAGGCCCGGATGGCGCACGACGCGCGGCTGGCCACGGCGGCGGCCGGCGCGCCGCCACCGCAGTTCGAGACGGTGCTGCGCCTCGTCGTCGACGCGGACACGTATCCCCGCCTGCACCGCATCGCGTGGGCCCCGGGTGACCCGACCGACGAGTACGGCTCCTTCCTCGCCGGGATCGACTGCATCCTCGACGGCGTCGAGGCGCTGTCGCGTCGCAACCGGCGTGCCCGCGCGCGGCGGGGGGCGCCCGGCACCCGGTCGTGA
- a CDS encoding MarR family winged helix-turn-helix transcriptional regulator — MATPLEFDPIERAGELWQKRWPGEDDGVYAAMRAVTSIMRAHQILIAELDAVLRPHGITFSRYEALVLLVHSGHGALPLSKIGERLQVHATSVTNVVDRLEGAGLVRREPNPRDGRGTLAVITDSGREVAARATEAFNASRFGIAAVPDQELEQLFTILRRLRVDAGDFGVEPAGQRKRDAVR, encoded by the coding sequence GTGGCGACGCCCCTCGAGTTCGACCCGATCGAGCGCGCCGGCGAGCTCTGGCAGAAGCGGTGGCCGGGAGAGGACGACGGCGTCTACGCCGCGATGCGTGCGGTCACGTCGATCATGCGGGCGCACCAGATCCTCATCGCCGAGCTCGACGCCGTGCTGCGGCCCCACGGCATCACCTTCAGCCGCTACGAGGCGCTCGTGCTGCTCGTCCACTCCGGCCACGGCGCACTGCCGCTGTCCAAGATCGGTGAGCGGCTGCAGGTGCACGCGACGTCGGTGACCAACGTGGTCGACCGGCTCGAGGGCGCCGGGCTCGTCCGGCGCGAACCCAACCCGCGCGACGGTCGCGGCACCCTCGCGGTCATCACCGACAGCGGCCGCGAGGTCGCCGCCCGGGCCACCGAGGCCTTCAACGCGTCGCGTTTCGGCATCGCCGCCGTGCCCGACCAGGAGCTCGAGCAGCTCTTCACGATCCTGCGCAGGCTGCGCGTCGACGCCGGGGACTTCGGGGTCGAGCCGGCCGGTCAGCGGAAGCGCGACGCAGTGAGGTAG
- a CDS encoding M14 family zinc carboxypeptidase translates to MRRHRPSAVAVAAALAAGLATPTIVSTAVEPTPAAAATTSPVIGKRVIGYSVRHRPIVAYHLGNPKIRRTTLVIGQMHGDEHAGVRVARALLHGRRVAGLNLWVIPSINPDGDKRGTRKNAHGVDLNRNFPYRWARLSGQYYSGRKPLSEPESRAVYRFLRKLRPHYVVSVHQPLNGVDSGDGGALDKRFRNRLARNLHLPVKRFACWSECHGSMTRWYTHHRYGVAITVEFGSRPSAHRLTTTAPRGIVRAMGGRFTE, encoded by the coding sequence TTGCGTCGTCACCGTCCGTCGGCCGTCGCCGTCGCCGCCGCCCTCGCCGCGGGACTTGCCACCCCGACGATCGTGTCGACGGCCGTCGAGCCGACGCCGGCGGCCGCGGCCACGACGTCCCCGGTCATCGGCAAGCGCGTCATCGGCTACAGCGTCCGCCACCGCCCGATCGTCGCCTACCACCTCGGGAACCCGAAGATCCGCCGGACCACGCTGGTGATCGGGCAGATGCACGGCGACGAGCACGCCGGTGTGCGGGTCGCGCGAGCCCTGCTGCACGGTCGCCGTGTCGCCGGGCTCAACCTCTGGGTCATCCCGTCGATCAACCCCGACGGCGACAAGCGCGGCACCCGCAAGAACGCGCACGGCGTCGACCTCAACCGCAACTTCCCCTACCGGTGGGCGAGACTGAGCGGGCAGTACTACTCCGGTCGCAAGCCGCTGTCCGAACCGGAGTCGCGCGCGGTGTACCGCTTCCTGCGCAAGCTCCGGCCGCATTACGTCGTGTCCGTGCACCAGCCGCTGAACGGTGTCGACTCCGGCGACGGCGGCGCGCTGGACAAGCGGTTCCGCAACCGGCTCGCCCGCAACCTCCACCTGCCGGTCAAGCGGTTCGCCTGCTGGAGCGAGTGCCACGGGTCGATGACGCGTTGGTACACCCACCACCGTTACGGCGTCGCGATCACCGTCGAGTTCGGCTCGCGTCCGTCGGCGCACCGGCTCACGACCACGGCCCCGCGCGGGATCGTGCGCGCGATGGGCGGCCGTTTCACCGAGTAG
- a CDS encoding acyl-CoA dehydrogenase family protein, whose product MTALDRLDLLDLDDELDADDRLLRDTVRKFADDRLRPHIREWFEDGTLPARELAREFGALGVLGMHLEGYGCPGAKASQYGIACTEVEAVDSGLRSLVSVQGSLAMFSIHAYGSEEQKQRWLPGMAQGELIGCFGLTEPDSGSDPGSMRTNARRDGDDWILNGAKMWITNGSISDVAVVWARTDEGVRGFLVEQGMPGFTTQDVHHKISLRASVTSELAFDDVRVPEANRLPKAEGLRAPLGALTEARYGIVWGVAGAARDALAAALDYAGERTQFGKPIAGFQLTQKKFADLAVSVQQMQLTARRLGELKDAGRIEPHHISFGKFANVRGALEVCREARSILGGSGITTEYPVLRHAVNLETVYTYEGTHEVHTLVLGSRLTGLDAFR is encoded by the coding sequence ATGACCGCTCTCGACCGCCTCGACCTGCTCGATCTCGACGACGAGCTGGACGCCGACGACCGGCTGCTGCGCGACACCGTGCGCAAGTTCGCCGACGACCGGCTGCGTCCGCACATCCGGGAGTGGTTCGAGGACGGCACGCTGCCCGCCCGCGAGCTCGCGCGGGAGTTCGGGGCGCTCGGCGTCCTCGGCATGCACCTCGAGGGTTACGGCTGCCCCGGCGCCAAGGCCTCGCAGTACGGCATCGCCTGCACCGAGGTCGAGGCGGTCGACTCCGGCCTGCGGTCGCTCGTGTCGGTGCAGGGCTCGCTCGCGATGTTCTCGATCCACGCCTACGGCAGCGAGGAGCAGAAGCAGCGGTGGCTGCCCGGCATGGCCCAGGGCGAGCTGATCGGCTGCTTCGGCCTCACCGAGCCCGACTCCGGCTCCGACCCCGGGTCGATGCGGACGAACGCGCGGCGCGACGGCGACGACTGGATCCTCAACGGCGCGAAGATGTGGATCACCAACGGTTCCATCAGCGACGTCGCCGTCGTGTGGGCCCGTACCGACGAGGGGGTGCGCGGCTTCCTCGTCGAGCAGGGCATGCCCGGCTTCACGACGCAGGACGTCCACCACAAGATCTCGCTGCGCGCGTCGGTGACGAGCGAGCTCGCCTTCGACGACGTCCGGGTGCCCGAGGCGAACCGGCTGCCGAAGGCCGAGGGACTGCGCGCGCCGCTCGGCGCGCTCACCGAGGCGCGTTACGGCATCGTCTGGGGCGTCGCGGGCGCGGCGCGTGACGCCCTCGCCGCGGCGCTCGACTACGCCGGGGAGCGCACCCAGTTCGGCAAGCCCATCGCCGGCTTCCAGCTGACCCAGAAGAAGTTCGCCGACCTCGCCGTGTCGGTGCAGCAGATGCAGCTGACGGCACGCCGGCTCGGCGAGCTGAAGGATGCCGGCCGCATCGAGCCGCACCACATCAGCTTCGGCAAGTTCGCGAACGTCCGCGGCGCCCTCGAGGTGTGCCGCGAGGCGCGCTCGATCCTCGGCGGCAGCGGCATCACCACCGAGTACCCCGTGCTGCGGCACGCGGTGAACCTCGAGACCGTCTACACCTACGAGGGCACGCACGAGGTGCACACGCTCGTCCTCGGCTCGAGGCTCACCGGCCTCGACGCCTTCCGCTGA
- a CDS encoding LacI family DNA-binding transcriptional regulator — MAVSLKDVAALAGVSAKTVSNVVNHRPHVTARTRAAVEEAMAELGYRPNLQARGLRSGRTGLLMLAIPDLTAPYFAELAHLIISTAAEHGFTVLIEETGGEHEREVRALRGAATLLVDGTIISPLALTAADLEGKQGAAPIVLLGERLTGVMADHVAIDNVQAARDATHHLLRRGRRRLAVIGHQDDPHAATAQLRMRGVTEALATSSDATLLPPVAVSGYTWAEGAAAVDVYLGRDPLPDALVCFNDELAIAAMRRAYELGCRVPDDLAVVGIDGVRESEFVTPTLTTITPDKAELARSALASLARRIGRADPPPVRDVVVPHRLVVRESTAAPPSRDPGATISGRRRGR; from the coding sequence GTGGCCGTCAGTCTGAAGGACGTGGCCGCGCTCGCCGGTGTCTCGGCGAAGACGGTTTCCAACGTTGTCAACCACCGACCGCACGTCACCGCGCGGACCCGAGCTGCGGTCGAGGAGGCGATGGCCGAGCTGGGCTACCGGCCGAATCTGCAGGCCCGAGGGCTGCGCTCGGGCCGGACGGGCCTGCTGATGCTCGCGATCCCGGACCTCACGGCTCCCTACTTCGCCGAGCTCGCACACCTCATCATCAGCACCGCGGCCGAGCACGGCTTCACCGTGCTCATCGAGGAGACGGGCGGGGAGCACGAGCGCGAGGTGCGTGCCCTGCGGGGCGCGGCGACCCTCCTCGTCGACGGCACGATCATCAGCCCGCTCGCGTTGACCGCGGCCGATCTCGAGGGCAAGCAGGGGGCGGCGCCGATCGTCCTGCTCGGCGAGCGGCTCACCGGGGTGATGGCCGATCACGTCGCCATCGACAACGTGCAGGCGGCACGTGACGCGACGCACCACCTGCTGCGACGCGGGCGACGCCGGCTCGCGGTGATCGGCCACCAGGACGATCCCCACGCCGCCACCGCCCAGCTGCGCATGCGCGGTGTGACGGAGGCACTGGCGACGTCGTCGGACGCGACGCTCTTGCCGCCGGTGGCGGTGAGCGGTTACACGTGGGCCGAGGGAGCCGCCGCCGTCGACGTGTACCTCGGCCGTGACCCGCTGCCCGACGCGCTGGTGTGCTTCAACGACGAGCTCGCGATCGCCGCGATGCGCCGGGCCTACGAGCTCGGCTGCCGGGTGCCCGACGACCTCGCGGTGGTCGGTATCGACGGCGTGCGCGAGTCGGAGTTCGTGACGCCCACGCTGACGACCATCACGCCGGACAAGGCCGAGCTGGCCCGTAGCGCGCTCGCGTCGCTGGCCCGGCGGATCGGCCGGGCCGACCCGCCGCCGGTGCGCGACGTCGTGGTGCCGCACCGTCTCGTGGTGCGCGAGAGCACCGCCGCGCCGCCCTCGCGCGACCCGGGCGCGACGATCAGCGGAAGGCGTCGAGGCCGGTGA